Proteins found in one Alicyclobacillus cycloheptanicus genomic segment:
- a CDS encoding acetyl-CoA C-acetyltransferase — MAKAVYLIDGARTPFGSYGGSFTQVTATQLGVAAAKAALERSGVSPQQVDNVVFGNVIQSHNGAAYIARHIALDAGVPEEVPALTVNRLCGSGLQAVVTAAKDILLGDSEVALAGGAENMSQTPYLLRGARFGMRMGDGVATDMLTEVLTDCRGNIPMGITAENLAKRYNISREAQDEFALLSHQRAAAARANGRFAKEIVPVTLAGKRGETVVDADEHIRPDTTLEGLARLKPAFDREGTVTAGNASGINDGAAAVVIASEEAVQANGWKPAARIVGYGVSGVDPAYMGIGPVPAIRKALAHAGLAAEQIALWEVNEAFAAQYLSVEQELGLPRERTNVNGGAIALGHPVGASGTRVLLTLAYELRERGEQYGVASLCIGGGQGIAMVIEAV, encoded by the coding sequence ATGGCCAAAGCAGTCTACCTCATCGACGGTGCACGGACGCCGTTTGGCAGTTACGGCGGGTCGTTTACGCAGGTGACCGCGACGCAGCTCGGCGTCGCGGCCGCGAAGGCTGCACTCGAGCGGTCGGGTGTCAGTCCGCAGCAAGTGGATAACGTGGTGTTTGGCAACGTGATCCAGTCGCACAACGGCGCTGCGTACATCGCCCGCCACATCGCGCTGGACGCGGGCGTACCAGAGGAAGTCCCCGCGCTGACGGTGAATCGTCTGTGCGGGTCCGGGCTGCAAGCCGTGGTCACCGCGGCCAAGGACATCCTGTTGGGCGACAGCGAGGTCGCACTGGCGGGCGGCGCGGAAAACATGAGCCAGACCCCGTACCTGCTGCGGGGCGCGCGATTTGGCATGCGCATGGGTGACGGCGTGGCGACCGATATGCTGACGGAAGTCCTGACGGACTGCCGAGGGAACATCCCAATGGGCATCACGGCGGAAAATCTGGCGAAGCGGTACAACATCTCCCGTGAGGCGCAGGACGAGTTCGCACTGCTCAGCCATCAACGGGCCGCCGCAGCGCGGGCGAACGGCCGTTTTGCAAAAGAAATTGTGCCTGTCACCCTTGCGGGCAAGCGAGGCGAAACGGTGGTGGACGCCGACGAACACATCCGGCCGGATACGACGCTGGAGGGGCTGGCGCGGCTGAAACCTGCATTTGACCGCGAAGGGACGGTGACTGCGGGCAACGCGAGCGGTATCAACGATGGCGCCGCCGCGGTCGTGATTGCCTCGGAGGAAGCGGTGCAAGCGAACGGCTGGAAGCCCGCGGCCCGCATCGTGGGTTACGGCGTGTCCGGCGTGGACCCTGCGTATATGGGCATCGGGCCGGTGCCAGCGATTCGGAAGGCGCTGGCGCACGCGGGACTCGCTGCGGAGCAGATTGCCTTGTGGGAAGTAAATGAGGCGTTTGCCGCACAGTATCTGAGTGTCGAGCAGGAACTTGGCTTGCCAAGGGAGCGGACGAACGTGAACGGCGGGGCGATTGCACTCGGCCACCCTGTGGGCGCCAGCGGCACCCGCGTTCTCCTCACGCTTGCGTATGAATTGCGCGAACGGGGTGAGCAGTACGGCGTGGCGTCCCTGTGTATCGGCGGGGGCCAGGGCATCGCGATGGTCATTGAGGCGGTTTGA
- a CDS encoding RsmF rRNA methyltransferase first C-terminal domain-containing protein, whose product MQDEARSPNEPRLPEAFEQQMQRWLGAEWAAFRDALYHRALRGVRLHRITAVSPAPSGAASYPGAASYPGAASHSDAPRAHTAPGRLPVPAAVAQYLRDPVPWWPDAFYMDDDAPLGKLVYHETGAYYLQEPSAMAAAAALDVQPGERVLDLCAAPGGKTTALAQRLGGTGILVANEIHPMRVRILGQNLERLGIPAVITNESPKRLAARWPGVFDAILVDAPCSGEGMFRKDPDARTAWSPDSPDVCAARQREILDAAVLLLRPGGRLVYSTCTFNPVENEQTIAWLVQRHGLVVLPLPHWPGWDEARPDWAGGLAAGEVPVGGTGLSGHADLSHARRLWPHRGRGEGHFIALLQKPDDTGRAPNDTAGGGAMPANPASRAGNRRDKGPSTLVRLSVRAQREWQAWLRDMTTGPLPEAWLTPRLGGDALFTDTAGELPLDGLRVLRPGICMAIQKNGRFEPHHPWAMAVTGLEGNPFGGRLLALDAAAACDYFAGQALPAADDRGARGPDSGYTWCHIDGLPAGWGKRVSGRINNLYPKGLRRGGLQAT is encoded by the coding sequence ATGCAAGACGAAGCGCGATCGCCAAACGAACCGCGCCTGCCGGAGGCGTTTGAACAGCAAATGCAGCGCTGGCTGGGCGCCGAGTGGGCAGCGTTTCGGGACGCCTTGTACCATCGCGCGCTGCGCGGGGTGCGCCTGCACCGGATCACGGCCGTCTCCCCCGCCCCATCCGGCGCGGCGTCCTATCCTGGCGCGGCGTCCTATCCTGGCGCGGCGTCCCATTCCGACGCGCCGCGCGCACACACGGCGCCCGGCCGCCTCCCCGTGCCGGCTGCGGTCGCGCAATACCTGCGGGATCCGGTACCGTGGTGGCCGGACGCCTTTTACATGGATGACGACGCCCCCTTGGGCAAACTGGTGTACCACGAAACGGGCGCGTACTACCTGCAGGAACCCTCGGCCATGGCGGCCGCCGCGGCACTGGACGTGCAGCCGGGTGAGCGCGTGCTCGACCTGTGCGCTGCGCCGGGCGGCAAGACCACCGCGCTGGCGCAGCGGCTGGGCGGGACCGGGATCCTCGTCGCCAATGAGATCCACCCGATGCGCGTGCGCATTCTCGGGCAGAACCTCGAGCGCCTGGGCATCCCGGCGGTCATCACCAACGAGTCGCCAAAGCGGCTGGCGGCACGCTGGCCGGGCGTCTTTGACGCGATTCTGGTCGATGCGCCGTGTTCAGGGGAAGGCATGTTCCGGAAAGATCCCGACGCACGCACGGCATGGTCCCCGGACAGCCCCGACGTGTGCGCGGCTCGTCAGCGGGAGATCCTCGACGCGGCCGTGCTCCTGCTGCGCCCCGGCGGCCGGCTGGTCTATTCCACCTGCACCTTCAACCCGGTCGAAAACGAGCAAACCATCGCCTGGCTGGTGCAGAGACATGGTCTGGTGGTGCTGCCGCTGCCGCACTGGCCTGGCTGGGACGAAGCGCGGCCCGACTGGGCAGGGGGCCTTGCCGCGGGAGAAGTGCCGGTTGGCGGTACGGGGCTTTCGGGGCATGCCGATTTGTCCCACGCACGCCGCCTGTGGCCCCACCGCGGGCGCGGCGAAGGGCATTTTATCGCCCTGCTGCAAAAGCCGGACGACACCGGCCGCGCACCGAACGACACAGCGGGCGGCGGCGCAATGCCCGCGAACCCAGCATCTCGGGCGGGGAACCGGCGGGATAAAGGCCCATCCACGCTGGTGCGCCTGTCCGTCCGGGCACAGCGCGAGTGGCAAGCCTGGCTGCGCGACATGACGACAGGCCCGCTGCCCGAAGCCTGGCTGACCCCGCGGCTTGGCGGCGACGCCCTGTTCACGGACACGGCCGGCGAACTGCCGCTCGACGGCTTGCGCGTGCTGCGCCCTGGCATCTGCATGGCGATCCAGAAAAACGGCCGCTTTGAACCGCATCACCCGTGGGCCATGGCGGTCACGGGGCTTGAAGGAAATCCATTTGGCGGCCGTTTGCTCGCCCTCGACGCAGCCGCAGCCTGCGACTACTTCGCTGGGCAGGCCCTGCCTGCGGCGGATGACAGGGGTGCACGAGGACCGGACAGCGGTTATACCTGGTGCCACATCGACGGCCTGCCCGCAGGCTGGGGCAAGCGGGTGAGCGGACGGATCAACAACCTGTATCCGAAAGGCCTGAGACGAGGGGGCTTACAGGCGACGTGA
- the gerPC gene encoding spore germination protein GerPC → MNLPWEECPPNDLNELVLQVQWLAHRVRVLESELERQRQQLGLHNLRKIQYHIGKLYVKELSGTLNIGIASTDAGGFGISAVGAQPLAGEPDLRGPADDDAWPWDG, encoded by the coding sequence ATGAATCTTCCGTGGGAAGAATGCCCGCCGAATGATTTGAATGAGCTGGTGTTGCAGGTTCAGTGGCTCGCGCACCGGGTCCGGGTGCTGGAGTCCGAGTTGGAGCGCCAGCGCCAGCAGCTGGGCCTGCACAACTTGCGCAAGATTCAATATCACATTGGCAAGCTGTACGTCAAAGAGTTGAGTGGAACATTGAACATCGGGATCGCGAGTACAGACGCGGGCGGCTTCGGAATCTCGGCCGTGGGCGCGCAGCCGCTTGCCGGGGAGCCGGACCTGCGCGGACCCGCGGACGATGACGCATGGCCGTGGGATGGATAG
- the queF gene encoding preQ(1) synthase, whose amino-acid sequence MPTKPSKELVVVPNPHPDTVYDVEMNCPEFTTLCPMTGQPDFATISIHYQPKNHIVELKSLKLYLWSFRDEGHFHEDVTNIILNDFVNAAKPRYAKVTGDFWVRGGIATKVTVEYRDPETKA is encoded by the coding sequence TTGCCGACGAAACCATCCAAGGAGCTCGTTGTCGTTCCAAATCCACATCCAGACACGGTTTATGATGTTGAGATGAATTGTCCGGAATTCACCACCCTCTGTCCGATGACAGGGCAGCCGGATTTTGCGACGATTTCTATTCATTATCAACCAAAAAATCACATCGTAGAGTTGAAATCGTTGAAACTCTACCTGTGGAGTTTTCGCGATGAAGGACATTTTCACGAGGATGTCACGAACATCATCCTGAACGACTTCGTCAACGCGGCCAAACCGCGCTACGCCAAAGTCACCGGGGATTTCTGGGTCCGCGGGGGGATCGCGACGAAGGTGACGGTGGAGTATCGCGATCCGGAGACCAAAGCGTAA
- the panD gene encoding aspartate 1-decarboxylase, producing the protein MIRRVCKGKIHRATVTQADLNYMGSVTIDQALMEAANILPFEMVQITNLSNGALWHTYAIEGARGSGTLCLNGPPARLFQPGDQVIILSLGYVTDSEWSNLTANVVFVDEQNQVQSIVPHRPGAEQAAEEAE; encoded by the coding sequence GTGATCAGACGGGTATGTAAAGGGAAGATTCACCGAGCCACCGTGACGCAGGCAGACCTGAACTACATGGGCAGCGTGACCATCGACCAAGCGCTCATGGAGGCCGCCAATATTTTGCCGTTTGAAATGGTGCAAATCACCAATCTGTCGAATGGAGCCCTGTGGCATACATACGCCATCGAAGGCGCGCGCGGATCCGGCACGCTGTGCCTCAACGGCCCGCCGGCACGCCTGTTTCAGCCAGGCGACCAGGTCATCATTCTGTCGCTCGGCTACGTGACCGACAGCGAGTGGTCAAACCTGACGGCGAACGTCGTCTTCGTCGACGAGCAAAACCAGGTTCAGTCCATCGTGCCCCATCGACCGGGCGCAGAGCAGGCAGCGGAAGAAGCGGAGTGA
- a CDS encoding YheC/YheD family endospore coat-associated protein, which yields MASPDKWIGVATTVIAKRRPSAGESVLRPPIYYCWMAQRAYERGFHLVLFDPDAVHWQERRVSGWTPVDASNPFGSWKKTQTPLPAAIYENVFVHLAMRGRCRGLRKMARIQAIPLFNPPMPDKWRILRLLRARDVRVYVPETLRLSDPTAAVAQIKQWGVAYVKPIGGYGGMGVTRVEALPDDSFRVSMDRTTQGVRPSRRVVSEASLRTWLKTRTKRPHILQRGISLLTLDGRRVDFRVACQRDGNGKWQVVAIVPKLAVRGGAVSNIRAGGSKVSLEACQQMAERAGKRIPVEALERCALRIAGILSRQQPRCGIVGFDLGVDESLRVWFIEANPKPARSLLSDVQRRRSAQLNADFACCLATSSN from the coding sequence GTGGCATCCCCGGATAAGTGGATTGGCGTCGCCACCACCGTGATCGCCAAACGTCGACCGTCCGCAGGCGAGTCTGTGCTGCGCCCACCCATTTACTACTGCTGGATGGCGCAGCGCGCCTATGAACGAGGATTTCACCTGGTCTTGTTCGATCCCGACGCCGTCCACTGGCAAGAACGCCGCGTGAGTGGCTGGACCCCGGTTGACGCATCCAATCCCTTCGGATCCTGGAAGAAGACGCAGACACCGTTGCCCGCGGCGATTTACGAAAACGTCTTTGTGCATCTCGCCATGCGCGGGCGCTGCCGGGGGCTTCGGAAGATGGCGCGGATACAGGCCATTCCGCTGTTCAATCCACCTATGCCGGACAAGTGGCGCATTCTGCGGCTGCTGCGCGCGAGAGACGTCCGCGTGTACGTCCCGGAGACCCTGCGCTTGTCCGACCCAACGGCCGCCGTTGCGCAAATTAAGCAGTGGGGCGTCGCCTACGTGAAACCCATCGGCGGCTATGGCGGAATGGGGGTTACGAGAGTCGAGGCGCTGCCGGACGACAGCTTCCGGGTCTCGATGGATCGAACCACACAAGGTGTTCGCCCGTCCCGGCGCGTCGTGTCGGAAGCGTCGCTGCGAACGTGGCTGAAGACACGCACCAAGCGGCCCCACATCTTGCAGCGTGGGATTTCGCTGCTGACGCTGGACGGACGACGGGTGGACTTTCGCGTGGCTTGTCAACGAGACGGAAACGGGAAATGGCAGGTGGTCGCCATTGTACCGAAACTCGCGGTGCGCGGAGGCGCGGTTTCCAACATTCGAGCAGGCGGATCAAAAGTGTCGCTTGAGGCCTGCCAGCAAATGGCCGAGCGGGCTGGTAAGCGCATCCCGGTCGAGGCGCTGGAACGGTGTGCGCTTCGCATCGCCGGCATCTTGAGCCGGCAACAGCCGCGATGCGGGATTGTGGGCTTCGATCTCGGTGTGGATGAGTCTTTGCGGGTATGGTTCATCGAAGCAAATCCGAAGCCGGCCAGGTCGCTGCTGTCGGACGTACAACGCCGCCGTTCCGCGCAGTTGAATGCGGACTTTGCCTGCTGCTTAGCAACTTCATCGAATTGA
- a CDS encoding response regulator transcription factor: MDAPRILIVEDEEHLAEFIALELKHEGYAVEVATDGRDGLDKALSEEWSLLLLDIMLPEISGLEICRRVRASKDVPIIMLTARHAVPDRVAGLDAGADDYLGKPFAIEELLARIRVLLRRRGHDREEEVELFADDLTMNLATHEVKRFGQAISLTVREFSLLEMFLRNKNRVLTRDQILEKVWGYDFVGETNVVDVYVRYLRHKIDVPFGTQLIQTVRGVGYILKTADQT, translated from the coding sequence ATGGATGCACCGCGGATTCTGATTGTCGAAGACGAAGAACATCTCGCCGAATTTATTGCCTTGGAACTGAAGCACGAAGGGTACGCCGTCGAAGTGGCGACGGACGGCAGGGACGGACTCGATAAGGCGCTCTCCGAAGAATGGAGTCTGCTCTTGCTTGACATCATGCTGCCCGAAATCAGCGGGCTGGAGATTTGTCGGCGCGTTCGGGCCAGCAAGGACGTGCCTATCATCATGCTGACCGCCCGCCATGCGGTCCCCGACCGGGTGGCGGGGTTGGACGCCGGCGCCGACGACTATCTTGGAAAACCGTTCGCCATCGAGGAACTGCTTGCCCGCATCCGCGTGTTGCTGCGAAGAAGGGGCCATGACCGGGAAGAGGAAGTGGAGCTGTTCGCGGACGACTTGACGATGAACCTTGCCACGCACGAGGTGAAACGGTTTGGACAAGCCATCTCGCTGACGGTTCGCGAGTTTTCCCTGCTCGAAATGTTTCTGAGAAACAAGAACCGGGTGTTAACCCGAGACCAGATTCTGGAGAAAGTGTGGGGCTACGACTTCGTGGGTGAAACCAACGTCGTGGATGTGTATGTTCGGTACCTGCGGCATAAAATCGATGTACCCTTCGGAACGCAGCTGATTCAGACGGTTCGGGGTGTTGGGTACATCTTAAAGACCGCTGATCAGACATGA
- a CDS encoding sensor histidine kinase → MKTRVTVLTSVVLCVILLVLDGFIYLTLHVRLMKIEEAAVLSKAQSIAQSMTNAPLSQQPFLFTNRTSSPTSPDDLTDHRTWLRQYGAFGQEILIVTTNHQVLAQIGRGDPNALLTEFASLQHPGDQTVHQLPNSTLFVSVPYYSTNGHSVTGYVLLESDISQVTTYMHNLLVLLLSGSVGAVLLAALGGYVVSAFAVRPINQMIRTVQRIQFGHLNERVAEPRGRDEVARLASTFNQMLTRMERSFEQQTRFVTDASHEILTPLTTIQGYVNLLDRWGKDSPEVLEKAIRALQNESTRLQELADDLLTLAAVESATKSMDKRANVVQIVEEVVESAIAHRPEATVLKDVQGTPVAAVAPSQLRQILVNLVENALKYSDPPAHIRIAAAAQGAQVELRVEDQGQGIPPEDLPYIFDRFYRVDKSRGRREGGTGLGLSIVKEIVETYRGDIQVESKLGVGTTFTVILPAVGSDVQQG, encoded by the coding sequence ATGAAAACCCGGGTCACGGTGCTGACGTCAGTGGTGCTGTGCGTCATCTTGCTGGTGCTCGACGGGTTCATATACCTTACCCTGCACGTGCGGCTGATGAAGATTGAAGAGGCGGCGGTGCTGTCCAAGGCGCAGAGCATCGCCCAGTCGATGACCAATGCGCCGCTGTCGCAGCAGCCGTTCTTGTTTACGAACCGCACGTCATCACCCACGTCACCGGATGACTTGACCGACCACCGGACCTGGCTGCGTCAGTACGGAGCGTTCGGACAAGAAATTCTGATTGTCACCACCAATCACCAGGTGTTGGCCCAAATCGGACGGGGCGACCCTAACGCCCTCTTGACGGAATTTGCGAGCCTGCAGCATCCAGGGGACCAGACAGTTCATCAGCTGCCGAATTCGACCTTGTTTGTGTCGGTGCCTTATTACAGCACGAATGGGCACAGCGTCACCGGCTACGTGCTGTTGGAATCCGACATCTCGCAGGTCACCACATACATGCATAACCTGCTGGTCTTGCTGCTGTCGGGATCGGTCGGCGCGGTTCTGCTCGCGGCGCTGGGCGGATATGTGGTCTCGGCCTTTGCCGTTCGCCCCATTAACCAGATGATTCGAACGGTCCAGCGCATCCAGTTCGGCCACCTCAATGAACGCGTGGCTGAGCCGCGCGGCCGCGACGAAGTTGCACGGCTGGCTTCCACCTTTAATCAAATGTTGACGCGCATGGAACGCAGCTTCGAACAGCAGACCCGCTTTGTGACGGACGCTTCGCACGAAATCCTGACACCGCTGACGACGATCCAAGGGTATGTGAATTTGTTAGATCGCTGGGGCAAAGACTCTCCTGAAGTGTTGGAGAAGGCGATTCGGGCGCTCCAGAACGAGTCCACGCGCCTGCAGGAGCTGGCGGACGATTTGCTGACGTTGGCCGCGGTGGAATCGGCTACCAAGAGCATGGACAAGCGCGCCAACGTGGTACAGATTGTCGAAGAGGTGGTCGAATCCGCCATCGCTCATCGCCCGGAGGCCACGGTTCTGAAAGACGTGCAGGGGACGCCCGTGGCCGCTGTGGCGCCCTCGCAGCTGCGACAAATTTTGGTGAACCTCGTGGAAAACGCGCTGAAGTACAGTGACCCGCCGGCGCACATCCGTATTGCCGCAGCGGCGCAGGGCGCACAGGTCGAACTTCGCGTGGAAGACCAGGGTCAAGGGATTCCGCCGGAAGACCTGCCGTACATTTTCGACCGGTTCTACCGTGTGGACAAGTCGCGGGGCAGACGCGAAGGCGGGACAGGCCTGGGGTTGTCGATTGTGAAGGAAATCGTCGAAACGTACCGCGGCGACATTCAAGTGGAAAGCAAGCTCGGAGTTGGGACGACCTTTACCGTCATCCTGCCGGCGGTGGGTTCTGACGTCCAACAGGGATAA
- a CDS encoding glycosyltransferase, whose translation MVKHWLTFGMSAFDTPGFQDTSRLMHAAFPGPRMYIEPPQPFSGWLHASASPFRYRVAKVGDEVVLSPPLPFPRRFDVLRIGASIQARFLDRVVTAAWGKDWRSTSIVYLTNWSYAARPIVEHLRPKYLLFDCVDDVLAFPYEVQQERVNAAMAWLARRATVVTAVSSPLAEKIARDWHIDAVVLPNGVDAGRFRCPTSTLAWCTRNHRCEVQSTVLTQLVALRKSVPGKIWAGFAGTLNHWIDYDAMRALVDAFPDIHLVLIGKVGHLGSASVEQSFRALQRHPSVSFLGPVSYDALPACLHALDILLLTRVPGPASLASSPLKFYEYLAVGKPVVVCGVPVPEDARALVYSFPEGKRGLLDAVRLAVGECRGVSASLRIQRQAYAASHSWETRVEAARACLTAAAGC comes from the coding sequence ATGGTGAAACATTGGCTTACGTTTGGCATGTCAGCGTTCGATACGCCAGGATTTCAGGATACTTCACGTCTGATGCATGCCGCTTTTCCAGGACCGCGCATGTACATTGAACCGCCGCAGCCCTTTTCCGGCTGGCTGCACGCGAGTGCTTCGCCCTTTCGGTACCGCGTCGCCAAGGTCGGGGATGAAGTGGTCCTTTCTCCTCCTTTGCCGTTTCCCCGGCGGTTTGACGTTTTGCGCATTGGTGCATCGATTCAGGCACGTTTCCTGGACCGTGTCGTAACGGCCGCATGGGGGAAGGACTGGCGTTCAACCTCCATTGTGTATTTGACGAACTGGTCCTATGCAGCTCGTCCCATCGTGGAGCACCTGCGGCCAAAATACCTCTTGTTCGATTGCGTAGACGATGTTCTGGCGTTTCCCTATGAAGTTCAGCAGGAGCGCGTGAATGCTGCGATGGCATGGTTGGCGCGGCGCGCGACCGTTGTCACAGCAGTTTCGAGTCCTCTTGCCGAAAAAATTGCCCGGGACTGGCATATTGATGCCGTCGTACTTCCGAACGGGGTAGACGCGGGACGCTTTCGGTGTCCAACGTCGACGCTGGCCTGGTGCACGCGCAACCATCGCTGCGAGGTGCAATCGACGGTGCTGACGCAGTTGGTCGCGCTGCGTAAATCGGTCCCCGGAAAAATATGGGCAGGGTTTGCGGGTACGCTCAATCACTGGATTGACTATGATGCCATGCGCGCGCTCGTGGATGCGTTTCCAGACATTCACCTGGTGCTGATTGGAAAGGTCGGCCACCTCGGCAGCGCAAGCGTGGAGCAATCGTTTCGTGCGTTGCAGCGCCATCCGTCTGTGAGTTTTCTCGGTCCAGTGAGCTACGACGCCTTGCCGGCCTGTCTTCATGCCCTGGACATCTTGCTGCTTACGCGCGTCCCTGGCCCTGCCAGTCTGGCATCGAGTCCACTGAAATTCTATGAGTACCTGGCCGTGGGAAAACCGGTCGTGGTCTGTGGCGTGCCCGTACCGGAGGATGCGCGAGCGCTTGTCTACTCGTTTCCGGAAGGCAAGCGTGGACTGCTGGACGCTGTCCGGCTTGCGGTCGGGGAGTGCCGCGGCGTGAGCGCGTCGCTGCGTATACAACGTCAAGCGTACGCAGCCTCGCACTCCTGGGAGACGAGAGTGGAGGCTGCGCGCGCATGTCTCACTGCAGCTGCGGGTTGTTGA
- a CDS encoding pirin family protein codes for MTQEQPQQRAIKRVWTPVAQQQSPIHTVAMVLEPGHTAEYDPFLLLAEDWFEHGTFDVHPHRGIETVTYVIEGTLHHYDSQHGEGGLGPGDVQWMTAGRGVIHKEDPLPGERVHSLQLWVNLPRAEKMTEPRYQNLRAADMPVREVPGGAVRVFSGSSGGVTAPTRNHVPVTMVDIQLAPGAAVTQDLPGDYNGFLYVLQGSGVFGANDTEAQKGQALLLGSADKDKPSEVHIKARSDLRVLLYAGRPLHEPVVSYGPFVMNTKAEIIQAIEDYQNGTFTAPR; via the coding sequence ATGACTCAAGAACAACCACAGCAGCGCGCCATCAAACGGGTGTGGACGCCGGTCGCGCAGCAGCAAAGTCCGATTCACACCGTCGCGATGGTGCTGGAACCCGGACACACAGCCGAGTACGACCCGTTCCTCTTGCTCGCCGAAGACTGGTTTGAGCACGGGACGTTCGACGTGCATCCGCACCGGGGCATTGAAACGGTAACGTATGTCATCGAGGGCACACTCCATCACTATGACAGCCAGCACGGCGAGGGCGGCCTCGGGCCCGGCGACGTCCAGTGGATGACCGCAGGGCGCGGCGTGATCCACAAAGAAGACCCACTGCCTGGAGAGCGGGTACACAGCCTGCAGCTTTGGGTCAACCTGCCGCGCGCCGAGAAAATGACCGAACCACGCTACCAGAACCTGCGGGCCGCCGACATGCCGGTGCGTGAAGTGCCGGGCGGAGCTGTGCGCGTATTCTCCGGTTCGTCGGGCGGTGTCACGGCGCCGACCCGCAACCACGTGCCGGTCACGATGGTGGACATCCAGCTTGCCCCCGGAGCGGCCGTCACCCAGGACTTGCCGGGGGACTACAACGGCTTCCTGTACGTCCTCCAGGGAAGCGGCGTATTTGGCGCAAACGACACGGAAGCACAGAAAGGACAGGCACTGCTGCTGGGCAGCGCCGACAAGGACAAGCCGAGTGAAGTGCACATCAAAGCCAGGTCCGACCTGCGCGTCCTGTTGTACGCCGGCCGGCCGTTACACGAACCTGTCGTGTCCTACGGACCCTTCGTCATGAACACGAAGGCGGAAATCATTCAGGCGATTGAGGACTATCAAAACGGAACGTTCACCGCGCCCCGGTGA
- a CDS encoding ABC transporter ATP-binding protein gives MSDERAATEIAIRFHEVRKTVPGKDGPTPILDGLTADVPSGKIVTLVGPSGSGKSTILKLCNLLITPDSGEVYVHGTEVRAWKPPALRRYVGLAFQSPTLFPGTVQENLAFGRMLRGEELDHPEQHLQRIGLSPDLLTQRADDLSGGQKQRVALARVLANDPQVLLLDEVTSALDVAAIREVEQYILEIQRNRRLTVLWVTHDLEQARRVGDITWLVVSGRLVEAQATRSFFEAPQSALTQRFLRGELGGGGA, from the coding sequence GTGTCGGACGAGCGGGCCGCAACGGAGATCGCCATTCGGTTTCATGAGGTGCGAAAAACCGTCCCCGGAAAGGATGGTCCCACACCCATTCTCGATGGCCTGACGGCCGATGTACCGAGCGGGAAAATTGTAACCCTTGTGGGTCCCTCCGGGTCGGGGAAGAGCACCATTCTTAAACTCTGCAATTTGCTCATCACGCCAGACAGCGGTGAAGTGTACGTCCATGGAACCGAGGTGCGCGCCTGGAAGCCGCCAGCCCTGCGGCGTTACGTGGGGCTCGCGTTCCAAAGTCCGACCCTGTTTCCTGGCACTGTGCAGGAGAATCTCGCCTTTGGCCGCATGCTGCGCGGGGAGGAGCTGGACCACCCCGAACAGCACCTGCAGCGCATCGGCCTGTCGCCCGATTTGCTGACCCAGCGGGCAGACGACCTGTCAGGCGGTCAAAAGCAGCGTGTGGCGCTGGCGCGCGTCCTCGCGAATGACCCACAAGTGTTGCTGCTGGATGAGGTGACCTCGGCGCTCGATGTCGCCGCCATCCGCGAAGTAGAACAGTACATCCTGGAAATTCAGCGAAACCGCCGGCTCACCGTGCTGTGGGTGACGCACGACCTGGAGCAGGCGCGCCGGGTTGGGGACATCACCTGGCTGGTGGTGTCCGGCCGGCTGGTGGAGGCCCAGGCGACTCGGTCGTTTTTTGAAGCGCCGCAGTCGGCGCTGACCCAGCGCTTTTTGCGCGGCGAGCTGGGGGGCGGCGGCGCATGA